Proteins encoded together in one Spodoptera frugiperda isolate SF20-4 chromosome 15, AGI-APGP_CSIRO_Sfru_2.0, whole genome shotgun sequence window:
- the LOC118273267 gene encoding pancreatic lipase-related protein 2-like yields the protein MKSIVILAALVALCSGNAIPTIPGDNSHYVEGVSRYIWMPDGEGKPVLVDLEEPVNEEAARNGANNQYWLFTRSNPNNAQVITHNNVNSIRNSNYNGNRPLKVIVHGLNNNGNTPMNPLITSAFLAVMDCNVIVVDWRGAANAGYNTAANAVPSVGQHLGDFITWLIRNGGGNMNQVHLVGFSLGAHVVGNAGRRVGGQVSRVTGLDPAGPGWHNNGNALNRNSGHYVEAIHTDGHILGIHHAIGNADFYPNGGKNPQPGCWVSTCSHGRATELFASTVRHNHLIGRQCPNIWEAELGTCSGASFHMGNSVISKRGNGLFALRTGSSWPF from the exons ATGAAGTCCATCGTTATATTGGCGGCTCTCGTAGCCT TGTGCTCCGGCAATGCCATTCCCACCATCCCTGGAGACAACAGCCACTACGTGGAGGGAGTGAGTCGTTACATATGGATGCCTGATGGCGAAGGTAAACCCGTACTGGTGGACCTTGAAGAGCCAGTCAATGAGGAAGCGGCCAGGAATGGAGCAAACAACCAGTACTGGTTGTTCACTCG gagtAACCCTAATAACGCCCAAGTCATTACTCATAACAACGTCAACTCTATTAGGAACTCCAACTACAATGGTAACCGACCATTGAAAGTTATCGTCCACGGGTTAAACAACAATGGAAATACTCCAATGAACCCTCTCATCACATCAGCCTTCCTAGCTGTTATGGACTGCAATGTAATTGTGGTTGACTGGCGCGGTGCAGCTAACGCTGGCTACAACACAGCCGCTAATGCAGTCcccagtgtggggcaacatcTCGGAGACTTCATCACGTGGTTAATTAGGAACGGTGGCGGTAACATGAACCAAGTGCATTTGGTTGGATTCAGCCTGGGTGCTCATGTTGTTGGTAATGCTGGACGCAGAGTCGGGGGTCAAGTATCCCGTGTCACAG gtctCGACCCTGCTGGCCCTGGTTGGCATAACAACGGAAACGCATTAAACCGTAATTCTGGTCATTACGTTGAAGCTATCCACACTGATGGTCATATCCTTGGTATCCACCACGCAATTGGTAACGCTGACTTCTACCCCAATGGTGGCAAAAACCCTCAGCCTGGTTGTTGGGTAAGCACATGCTCCCACGGTCGTGCGACTGAGCTGTTCGCCTCCACCGTACGCCACAACCACTTGATCGGCAGACAGTGCCCCAACATCTGGGAGGCTGAACTTGGAACCTGCAGTGGAGCTTCCTTCCATATGGGTAACTCCGTTATTTCCAAACGCGG GAACGGTCTTTTCGCCCTAAGAACTGGATCAAGCTGGCCTTTCTAA